The Solenopsis invicta isolate M01_SB chromosome 1, UNIL_Sinv_3.0, whole genome shotgun sequence DNA segment ATTGCGATGTTTTCAATCAAGAAAGGTTTTTGATAAACGGCGTAGAAATGCGTTTGCCGATGGTACGATCAAGAGACGCTTTCTGCCTTATGGATCAAACCGAACGAGGTTTCGAAGTTCATATACTCGATGCTACGCTACTTGTCAGACGTTCAAAGATTTCACCAGGTATATTATTAGCCCACGCTAAAGCTCTTTCAAAAACTACAGCAAAGTATCCTCTTACGCGTGTTGAAGTAAAATCTATATCTATACATAGCGGTATATATGGTGAAACGCTCGACAATGTGATACTTGGTCAGATaccaaaacgtttaataatcgGTTTTGTCGATAATAGAGTATTCAACGGAAATCGCACGCTTAatccttttaattttcatcattacaaaattaattatttatctttatacgttGACGGCACACAAATACCTAGTAAACCGCTACAACCAGATTTTACAAAAGAAGGCCTGTATATGGATGCCTATCACACACTCTGTTCTGGAACGGGTATACATTTTCTAAACGAGGATAATTCTATTTCTCGTGAAAATTATCCAAATGGGTACTGTCTTTTTGCATTTGACCTCACACCGGACCTTTCGGCAAACAACAATACGCACTGGAATTTAATGAAACACGGGAACGTTAGAATTGATGTGCGTTTTGAAGAAGCGTTAAGAACTACGGTAAATTGTATCATTTACGccgaatatgataatattttagaaatcgaTGCTTCTAGACATATAATTGTAGACTATGGGGGATAAACGCTGCCGAGAACTGAAATAAGCGCACTATGGAAACGGGTACTACTGGAACAACGACGCCTCGAACAAAAAACGCATATATTTACCCGGCAGTCTGTATCGGTTTTTGATCGTGTATAGTACTACAgcttatattcaagataacaattcttttacaaaCACACTTACAAATATGGATATCGTTATCGATATACAAGGTTTCAAAGACGCTGAAAAATCTTTCTTTCCAAAAGAAGGTGCTATTGTCTCTATAAACACAACCCACTGTGCTCATTGGATCATCGCGCAACCATGTTCTTTTATTGAACTACCAGATCGtttaaaatctcaaaataattggCTTAGTAAAAATTTCCACGGTATTGAGTGGTATGAAGGAGACACACCATATAAAAACTTACGACGACATTTGAGAACGATTGCACAGTTTACCAACCGCATATTCACTCGGGGGTTTGATAAATCAACATTTCTTTATCGTATTACCAGCAGAAACgttataaatttagaagaagagaaagaatgtCCGCTATTTCATCAATTACCTCGATTAGAACTGACTTGCCTTATTCATAACATAAAAAGTAAGACAAACAATTGCGAATATACATGTGCTTTAAATAACGCATTACGCCTTGGAAAATGGCTTAAAGAATACGGTCTTTTGGATTctacatcattattatcattgacATCACCGTCATCACCACCCGCACCATCGTTTTCTACGACTTGGTGTAATCGTAATAATCATCATAAtatcaaagaagaagaagaagatatcTCTCCAGTCAATTCTTGGTGGTTATGAACACCCACCAATTACGGGCAGCTCTACAAAATATACCGTGCGATACCATAGGCGTTTACGCCTCTGACGAGATACCAACTGTGTGCAGTAAACCCGCGGCTATTATTGCTAATACCAATGATCATACAAAACCCGGGACACACTGGGTCGCTATGTACGTCGGAAGGGACGGCATCGGACACTATTTCGACAGCTATGGGTTGCCACTCATCATCCCCCAACATCTCAAACGACTTAGAAGAAACTGCAAAATCATACTCTACAACCCTCAATTTCAAAGCAACACTTCTGACGTGTGTGAACAATTTTGTGTTATGTTTGCGCATCTTATGTGTACTGGGTTTGGCATGCATAagtttcgtgatattttttcgaacgatttatcacgaaatgataaaatagttcGCGACTATTATAATTCGTATGTAAAACGTCATCAGcattacatttctaaaaaaaatcaatttacggGTGGCGGTATTTCAAATTTGTACGGGTCGCTGCGGCCTCAAAGTTGTTATTcacgaaaataatatatcttacattCCGCACAAATATATAACCACCTAACAATTACAAGAattgatgtatattttgaacgatatgtaatcaataaatgttcataattaataatgttacttttgttataattgtatttttaagaatgtataaccaataaatatatatattaaatagtgtGCTTAATTTAAAACCAACCTCCCATAAATTAGGTTAAGATTGAATCTTCTTTTgcggtaaataaaaaaaaattttttattaaaataactataagacatagaaaatgaaaaaaactaattagtaGATAAATAGTGCAACCTCCTTTTTGCagtgttacgtccgcggattcgcgaaggTTGCGATCCCGGGACGCAGATCTTTTTCGTTGGTTAGTTTTGgtgttaaggcagctgtcaccagtcgcggctccgaatcgtttgataacacggccggatacgcgacaaattctttgtatgggaaataggaggtattgtaggaagatatattattaggtgatttatgagtaggtttagaaaatgtagtagcgttttattaatGCTACAGGAGTTGTAGCGTGCGTgcttgagcttggcgtgggattaaattaatgacagagcgtgtaatggttaaactgaatatgtatatattttctataggTACAATGAGGTAGTGACACTATGTCTTAGACGTGAGTTAAGCGATAATGAGGTAACCCGACGGGGTCCGCTGGACTTTAAAGGGGGCCCTGATGTCTTCGATGATTCGCGGCCCTCTTCGAGCGAAGCTGGGCCTGGCCGGCTTCAACGTGGTTACCCCGAGAGACAACGGCCTGGTCGGGACCCGAATCGGCGCGGGATCGTGGGATGTCTTGGCCGCCCTAGCTTCCCGTCCGCTCTAACGTCCCTGGCTGGGGTTACTCCGGAGACGACTATGTTAGCCAAAGCGGTGCGCGGGGATCAGGGCGAGCGGTCCTCCAAGTTTCCGGCGGGTTCCTGAGTAGACGAGTCGTCGTAACCCAGAGCCTCGTCCACCTCTCTGGGAGAGGGCAAGGGGCTGAGTCGCGGAGGCGGGAAAACCGACGGGTCAAACTCGCCCGCAGTGTTGAGATCCCTGATCATCTTCCGGAAAaagcgctttctgccgccggcGTACGCGCGGTGTGCCCTACGTTTGCCCATATGTGCTTCGAGCGAGACATGGTAGAGTTAATATGggagaaggattgccacgtgaatGCGTAAATGAGCGGGTAACTTACCGATCTTCCGAATGGACGactttaacgcgagagagagagagagctcagtaTAAAAGATCTacgaaatttagtaaaataaattagtgatcgagtatatgttacgagtgacgaatccgctgggtcggagtggtcacccgttagaacgcctcccttaaaggtGGAAATTATACGGAAGAAGAGGGGACGGTgaaagcgtcgaggagtcgcgctagcgaatcttcctcgacggaTTGGGAAGGGAAGcaggacggtgtcgaagagtcgcgttagcgagtcttcttcgacgccgtaggagagagagagagagagagaaagagaggagacgtcggagagtcgctttcgcgagtcttctccaacgctcggaagaaagggagggaggcagagaaacgagtgaggccacactctagctagtgctaggtgaggttcaaccctcaggatctctggtggaaaggaaagagaggaaaagaggcgatccgaccggggccaccccgaagaccaacgtcttcgtcaggagtaaaaccctcccgccgctgagatcgtacctggaggtttGAATGTTGGTGGTCaccgatggcagcgaatctcactcgaccaacaagactgatctgaatttcgagctccgatttcgctccttatataggcaaggatatgggcaagaggtgtcgcgggacgattcctcaggttcgcggaaaattcggagcgatagtaataataattttcgtaacgtgtggcccttagaagcccgccccgttccgcgaccgcgcggcttgcgcctatatcgcgcgagcgcttgtagacttctccgggggtcgcgactcgcgggggcaccgcataccaagccccgacgcgaaatctagttctcagaaaattaatagaatttatattagaattgagagtgtgcgaggcgatagcgccaagcacatgcaatagttttacgtataaaaagttaaggtttaattatcgttcgtaggagattaattgattcaaaattatttggcatttttattggccgtgattttagagttgtttcgatctgagttgcatggcgcagcagtgggaagcgtccatgagtggatcacgtttcgataattataaatttgccattcttaatatttcgtattaaattggaaagatgaatagaattccaacgcgcggagcttggcggtatcagagggggtcgcgagccgaggggtcggcgcgcacgatgtttgtctcgcgccgatggacgctcgcgggtgttgcgcgtcgagggggcgacacgatgtagccaagccgtatgagatttgaaatcgagcgatatcgatttatgatactgatgcgggatttatccaactgatcggaggatgtttccggattctaatTAGGCTATTGTTAGTACGAATGGCccgggaaaataaaaattttctcgccagacgtaacaacagtaaaaaaaaaaatttttttacatttttattaaaacagctATAGAGGCGTAAGAAATAAAACCGACAACCAGATGAGTAACGCCGCTGTGGGTAACTATCTGTAGTGGGGAGAGATCGCCACGTAGTATCACTATAGGGAGACGACTGTGATGCTGTGCGCCGTGATAAGAAAAGTGGGGGCACGGCGCCAGTGACGTCACAGTCGTCTCCCCATAGTGGTACTAGCCTACTCACAGTGGTTAGATTATTTGAAAACAACCAAAAATCGAGAAAAGGAACAAACTAAACGGCACGAAAAGTTGCTACAAAGCAAAGTGGAAGTAATCAATGTAAAAAAACGTCAGCttcagttaaaaaaagaaatagcagaaaaaaaactaaaatcgAAAGAACGTAGACATGAAGATGTAATAgaagtagaaaaattaaaaattaatttacttaaaaagttacttaggAGTGGCGAAAAAGTAAGAAACCAAGAAGACAGTGATTCGGATTAACTGAAAATGGTGCAACGTACAATGCGTAAAATAACttcttaaacaaattttttcttttacgttttgATACATTTATTTCGTACAGTTGATTAAATgtgttacaattatatttttatgttatagtattgtttttgaagaaagattaataattaatttacttaaaaagttacgtAGGAGTGacgaaaatatataagaaaacaaGAAGACTGATTCAGAATAACTGAAAATGGTGCAACGTACAATGCGTAAAATAACttcttaaacaaattttttcttttacgttttgATACATTTATTTCGTACAGTTGATTAAATgtgttacaattatatttttatgttatagtattatttttgaagaaagattaataattaatttacttaaaaagttacataaGAGTGacgaaaatatataagaaaacaaGAAGACTGATTCAGAATAACTGAAAATGGTGCAACGTACAATGCGTAAAATAACttcttaaacaaattttttcttttacgttttgatatatttatttcgtaCAGTTGATTAAATgtgttacaattatatttttatgttatagtattgtttttgaagaaagattaataattaatttacttaaaaagttacataGGAGTGacgaaaatatataagaaaacaaGAAGACTGATTCAAAATAACTGAAAATGGTGCAACGTACAATGCGTAAAAGAACttcttaaacaaattttttcttttacgttttgATACATTTATTTCGTACAGTTGATTAAATGTGCTTAGTTTCGATAAAAAAGTTCACGTTATttaccattcaacttttatataaggctaataaataagtatgttataaaaatatattaattacatttctgGAAATAATTCGTTAAATAAATGctgtcacgtacttttcctgacgccggagagcaacggcgaaatacgcgatcaaacaacggaatgaatcgcgaaacacgcgcggaaGCGACGAACGAACTgagaaacaccaaacgctcgcaccaaattgcgagattgggcgccagacgcgatgataccggtcgcgtctccgggttcactcTTCAACGCTAAACACGGCTTTACAACACACCAGAACGTgtcgaaacgcgaaatcgtcgctcgcacgcggccagctagctcttctaaccggtagaggggcgtggtagcggagacagggacgaagcggcccTCTTACGGGAGgcgacgggtaggcgagaaatcaagtaaagtcaggccgatataacagttacgaacacatgtattgcagtgcataatagagacggcttacaataaaataagaacaaaaaagaatagcggttagcgtaagaaagaaagacaaagagatatGGCCTTCCCTCCTCCTTTCCACACCTCCCCCCTCCCTTACGCCCTGTGACGGGGGCGGGACGGATGGATggggaggaaggaaggaaaaagaagaaggtaATAACGGAGGACGGCCTTCGCGAGGCCCTAATCagggtcctcccggccgtcctccgCGAACTGGGTGCTCTCCCTGCCAATGATGTCGCAGGGCAGGGTACCAcgcagaagaagaggaagaaaaagaagaagaagaccaCGGCGGTGGATAACACCCACCGCATCGGAGCCACAGCCCAGGGCGGAACCGGTGTGACTGCCAGCGGCGGGACCAATAACAGTCCCCCCGCGGCTAGACCAACCGCGCCCTCCGTCCTGGAGCTGTGGACCCAAGTCTTAGGACGAAGGGCCAAGAAAAAGGTCGCCCAGGCTGCTAACAACAGCACGGCGAGACCACCTCCCCCTAAGAACCCCCCTCAAGCGACATCTTACTCCTCCtctaagaagaagaaaaaggggggggggcaaCAAAAAGGACGTCAAGGAGGATCCGGGGCGTCACCCTCGGCGGGAGCCAACATTCCCGGGCCGGCCAAGACATTAAAGATCcggccgccgaccacggcggccgtAACGATAACTTGTGCCGACCCGGGAGCGTACGCGCAGGTCCTTAGGACAGCAAGGGAGAAGGTTAAcctctcctccctcgggatCGAGGACCTGCGCTCCCGCAGGGCCGTTACCGGCGCCCTCATCTTTGAGGTTAGGGGCGCCGACAACGGCACCAAAGCGGATGCTCTCGCCGAGGGCATAAGAGGGGCCCTAGGCGGCAGAGACGACGTTAAGGTGGTCTTCGACGGTCGAGCTTAGAATTACgggcctggacgactcggtcacttCAAATGAGGTGGCCGAGGTCCTGGGAGCCAATGGCAGATGCTCTCCCCACGAAATAAAGGTGGGGGAGATCCGCacggctcccaacgggctgggcACCTGCTGGGTGCGCTGCCCCGTGAAGGCCGCCAAGGCAGTCCTGGCCACCCCCCGGCTTATAGTGGGGTccttggccatctggccaaTGCCTGTAAGGaaaaggcgggctgcccggtatGTAaggacgcgggcaagcccgcggaaCACCGGATAGGTGCGAAGGGGTCAATAAAGGGTCAAAGGCATCCCTGAACACCAGGGGCCGCAGAGAGGCGGGACCGAGCACAATGCCGGCTCCACCTCAAGCCGCGGCCCCCAGGGCAGTGTCTCCTCTCCcacaaagggagaggagagtaAGAGAGGAAGAGACAGCTGTAAACTGTGTAGAGAtgaaggaggtggaggagcctcgggaACAAGCCAAcaatgccccctaggctcctccaggccaacctcaaccacgccagggctgcgcaagacatgcttgcgcagtgcctagcggaggggggtggcgggctggccatcgtcgccgatccttataggatacacgagggcaaccccaactggatCGGGAACTCCTCGGGGAAGGTGACGATGGTTAGTCAACATGTTGAAGGCGCTCCGCCGATGCTCCTGGTGTCGGCTGGTGAGGGCTTCGtaatggtcgagtacggacccatcgatgtcctgggctGTTACTTCCCCCCTAGTATGAGCAAGAGGGAGTTCAAGGCGGCTCTGGATGGCATAGAGTGACATTCTCAGTCGCTCTCCCAGGCCAGTCgttgtggggggagacctcaactGACACCAGAGGCCGCCTGGCCCGGgactttgcggcggggctcggcctggtatTCCTAAACCgtggccgggtcagcacctacgtggggaccgggggagagtccattgtcgatgTGACataggcctcccccggggcccttAACAGGGTCAAAAGATGGACTGTGGAGGCCAGCTCCTTGGGTGAACTGTCTGACCACAGACTCATCTcaatggagctggtctccccccgcGGAGGTGCGTGAGCAACGCCGTCGCAAACTAGCCAAAAAGGGTCCTGAGGaaactcgaccccgaagccctcgaggtcagcctcctcgcCTCCACTTAGCCGGAGAAaggagctgacctcggagcgGAAGAAGAGGCGGAGCGCCTACGTGCGATGATGTCGCTtgcatgcgacgcctccatgccccgcagcaaaCCAATGGCGCGTCGTGCCGCCTATTGGTGTTCCGTGGAGCTCGCCGAATTGAGGcgggctaccgtggccgccaggcgggcacacacacgcgccaagcggcggggcatggagaaCGCGCTGAACAGCGCCGCGGCGGTCCTCAGGAaagccaggaaggccctgaggactGCCATAGCGCGGGCGAAAGCCGCGGCCTGGGACGAGCTGCTTTCCGAGCTggaccgcgacccat contains these protein-coding regions:
- the LOC113004578 gene encoding uncharacterized protein F54H12.2-like, giving the protein MALLQNTGSEMAQPSILNAGFLKRCSLTANAKKIDLMDHLHCDVFNQERFLINGVEMRLPMVRSRDAFCLMDQTERGFEVHILDATLLVRRSKISPGILLAHAKALSKTTAKYPLTRVEVKSISIHSGIYGETLDNVILGQIPKRLIIGFVDNRVFNGNRTLNPFNFHHYKINYLSLYVDGTQIPSKPLQPDFTKEGLYMDAYHTLCSGTGIHFLNEDNSISRENYPNGYCLFAFDLTPDLSANNNTHWNLMKHGNVRIDVRFEEALRTTVNCIIYAEYDNILEIDASRHIIVDYGG